A region of Carettochelys insculpta isolate YL-2023 chromosome 9, ASM3395843v1, whole genome shotgun sequence DNA encodes the following proteins:
- the MAGOH gene encoding protein mago nashi homolog: MASDFYLRYYVGHKGKFGHEFLEFEFRPDGKLRYANNSNYKNDVMIRKEAYVHKSVMEELKRIIDDSEITKEDDALWPPPDRVGRQELEIVIGDEHISFTTSKIGSLIDVNQSKDPEGLRVFYYLVQDLKCLVFSLIGLHFKIKPI; this comes from the exons ATGGCGAGCGATTTCTACCTGCGCTACTATGTGGGGCACAAGGGGAAATTCGGCCACGAGTTCCTGGAGTTCGAGTTCCGGCCAGACG GAAAATTGAGATATGCCAACAACAGCAATTATAAAAATGATGTAATGATCAGAAAAGAG GCCTATGTTCACAAGAGTGTGATGGAGGAACTGAAAAGAATAATTGATGATAGTGAAATCACAAAAGAAGATGATGCCTTGTGGCCTCCACCTGACAGAGTTGGTCGGCAG GAACTTGAAATTGTAATTGGCGATGAACACATCTCTTTTACCACATCAAAAATCGGATCACTTATTGATGTAAATCAGTCCAA GGATCCAGAAGGATTACGAGTGTTTTACTATCTGGTCCAAGACCTTAAGTGTTTAGTCTTCAGTCTCATTGGATTACACTTCAAGATTAAGCCAATTTAA